Proteins found in one Homalodisca vitripennis isolate AUS2020 chromosome 4, UT_GWSS_2.1, whole genome shotgun sequence genomic segment:
- the LOC124358977 gene encoding translation initiation factor eIF-2B subunit gamma-like, protein MSNFTDHHGDKSGAYHGDEVRCYAFIAPETSFATRANTLPEYCRMNREIVERWSALSGGQDIAAVASTATVASNQLDPSCLVGDRAVVSERTAVKGSVLGPQTTIRPRTRVFNSILMAGASIGEGCAVVNCILCDEAVVEDGCDLKDCLVGSRQIVPSGEKHSNEVLTDDEHLIEIL, encoded by the exons ATGTCCAATTTCACCGATCACCATGGGGACAAGAGCGGCGCCTACCATGGAGATGAAGTGCGTTGCTACGCGTTCATCGCGCCTGAGACCTCCTTCGCTACTAGGGCCAACACTCTACCAGAGTACTGTCGGATGAACAGAGAG ATTGTGGAGCGATGGTCAGCACTATCAGGGGGACAGGATATAGCTGCAGTCGCCTCAACAGCCACAGTGGCTAGCAACCAGCTGGATCCATCGTGTCTGGTAGGCGACCGAGCAGTGGTGTCCGAGCGTACCGCGGTCAAGGGCTCCGTACTTGGACCGCAGACCACGATCAGACCTCGTACCAGGGTCTTCAACAGCATCCTCATGGCTGGCGCCAGCATCGGTGAAGG ATGTGCGGTGGTCAACTGTATTCTCTGTGATGAGGCTGTTGTTGAGGATGGGTGCGACCTAAAGGATTGTCTGGTTGGAAGTCGACAAATAGTGCCTAGTGGAG AAAAACATTCCAATGAAGTTCTGACAGATGATGAGCATCTCATTGAAATCCTGTAA